Genomic segment of Oceanispirochaeta sp.:
TTGAATAATTCAATCTTTTTATGAGTAAATAATTATCGAGAAATTTTCGCTATCAAATGGTTCACACAGGTCTGAATAGACTCTTTTTTGGTAATCCAGCGGGAATATATCACATTTTATCCCTTCAGATGCCGAAAATCAGTACATGGATCAATGGAATCAGCTTTTACAGAACATCTCGTCCCGGCCAAAACAGAATAATCCTGAATGTGAAAAAATATTCAATGGACCATCCGGGATTATTCCCGGTTGGGAGCAGCTCCTCATAGACCGGTTTGGATCATTCCTGTTTGTTGTCACATACAGGCCTCTCGAGGAGGAGCAGCAGGAGGGGCTGATTGGTCTCCTTGGGGAACTCTATCCCTTATGCAAACTTAGAATCCAATACCGCAGTGCCGGCAGGGCAGAAGATCTGTACCTCAGTGCGGACTGCCCTGAGAGGATAGAAGTGAAAGAACATGGAATCACCTACCTTGTGCATACCAGCAGAGGTCAGAATCCCGGTTTTTTTGCAGATATGATCAATGGAAGAAAGGCCGTGATGGACTATATTGACCGCAGCCGCCAGGAATCTGAAAGTGAGGACCTTCTTCCAGTCTTGAATCTTTTTGCATATACCTGTTCCTTTTCCGTGGCAGCCCTGAAGGGGGGAGCCAGCCGGGTAGACAATTGGGATATGAATAAATACTCTCTTGCCATCGGAAAAAAGAATCATGAAATTAACAAGCTGGATCCCCGCTTGTCCTCTTATTTCGGATACGATATTTTTAAGTCTTTTGGTAAAATCAAAAAACGGGGTCCCTATAGTCTGGTCATTTTGGACCCGCCGCCCCAGCAGGGCAGCAGTTTTCAGTATAAAAAAGACTATCCCCGGCTGATGCAGCGGCTTGAACAGATTCTGGCTCCCGCGGGAGCGGTCCTGTTCTGTCTCAATGCCTCTGATTTTGGCAAACAGGATTTTCTGGATATGATAAATGCTGAAACTCCCGGGACTTTTGACCATATAGATGATATTCCCTGTCCTCCCGAGTATCTC
This window contains:
- a CDS encoding class I SAM-dependent methyltransferase; protein product: MDQWNQLLQNISSRPKQNNPECEKIFNGPSGIIPGWEQLLIDRFGSFLFVVTYRPLEEEQQEGLIGLLGELYPLCKLRIQYRSAGRAEDLYLSADCPERIEVKEHGITYLVHTSRGQNPGFFADMINGRKAVMDYIDRSRQESESEDLLPVLNLFAYTCSFSVAALKGGASRVDNWDMNKYSLAIGKKNHEINKLDPRLSSYFGYDIFKSFGKIKKRGPYSLVILDPPPQQGSSFQYKKDYPRLMQRLEQILAPAGAVLFCLNASDFGKQDFLDMINAETPGTFDHIDDIPCPPEYLGRFPDRGLKTFLASGYNPKKYPEEGKS